A single genomic interval of Rubripirellula reticaptiva harbors:
- a CDS encoding zinc-dependent alcohol dehydrogenase: MTHATPQTVRAVAMTAPGKTEMRTYPYPTMDHDSAILKVEMSGICGTDRHIFKGEATELRGKSIYPYVGGHEVIGTIVEIGDNAARTMDYDGQLLIPGDRVAIAVEVNCGDCWYCRNHYNNCTCENQIQAYGLHPNCETKPYLRGGFAEYMYIRPRTHLFKVPEEMPTDVAVLVEEMAVAFHALARASVPFAPVNEGFGPGMSVAVLGNGPLGILHGVMARIQGAGLSIATDLSDLRLGVAKNLYADVTINASKVDVEERIERVKEMTEGVGPDLVIESAGEPEAFLEALRMVRKGGTVIEVGNWVDLGKTVPLDVMRHINSKNLHIHSVFHCGTNWRPVLKVLQQQSNRYDFPSMITHRMSLDELVDGFGTVTKFDECVKIEVVPHKA, from the coding sequence ATGACGCACGCAACCCCTCAAACCGTCCGGGCGGTCGCGATGACCGCGCCGGGCAAGACCGAGATGCGAACGTATCCGTATCCGACGATGGATCACGACTCCGCGATCCTGAAAGTCGAAATGTCGGGCATCTGCGGAACCGATCGGCACATCTTTAAGGGAGAGGCAACGGAACTGCGCGGCAAGTCGATCTATCCCTATGTCGGCGGTCACGAAGTGATTGGAACCATCGTCGAGATCGGGGACAACGCAGCTCGGACGATGGACTACGACGGACAACTGCTCATTCCCGGTGATCGGGTAGCCATTGCCGTCGAAGTCAACTGCGGGGACTGCTGGTATTGCCGAAATCATTACAACAACTGCACCTGCGAGAATCAGATTCAGGCCTATGGGCTGCATCCAAATTGCGAAACCAAACCTTACCTGCGCGGTGGGTTTGCAGAGTACATGTACATTCGGCCGCGAACTCATTTGTTCAAGGTGCCGGAAGAGATGCCGACAGACGTCGCCGTGCTTGTTGAAGAAATGGCGGTGGCTTTTCATGCCCTGGCCCGCGCGAGCGTGCCCTTTGCTCCGGTCAACGAAGGCTTCGGTCCCGGTATGTCTGTTGCCGTGCTGGGCAACGGTCCGCTGGGCATTCTCCACGGCGTCATGGCTCGAATTCAGGGAGCCGGGTTGTCGATTGCGACGGACTTGTCTGACCTGCGACTCGGCGTTGCGAAGAATCTGTATGCCGACGTTACGATCAATGCATCCAAAGTGGACGTGGAAGAACGCATCGAACGGGTGAAGGAAATGACCGAGGGAGTTGGTCCTGACCTTGTGATCGAGTCGGCTGGTGAACCGGAAGCCTTTCTTGAAGCTCTGAGGATGGTTCGCAAAGGAGGGACGGTCATCGAGGTGGGTAACTGGGTCGACCTCGGCAAAACCGTTCCGCTCGATGTCATGCGGCACATCAACTCGAAGAACCTGCACATCCACTCGGTCTTTCACTGCGGAACCAACTGGCGCCCCGTGTTGAAGGTCCTGCAACAACAATCGAATCGTTACGACTTTCCATCAATGATCACGCACCGCATGAGTCTTGATGAATTGGTGGATGGATTCGGCACGGTGACGAAATTCGACGAATGCGTCAAGATTGAGGTCGTGCCGCACAAGGCGTGA
- a CDS encoding nucleoside hydrolase-like domain-containing protein, whose protein sequence is MRDVTALLLLVLLCLSTPAAAEKPRVFVLTDIENEPDDAMSMVRFLTYANHFDIEGLAATTSIHQQNRIAPERIRRIVEAYDKVRINLEMHETGYPAADVLLQRVTEGIPVYGMNGVGDGHDSPASELLIKAADKTDPRPMWVTAWGGPNVLAQALWKVRKTRSPEELQKFVAKLRVYTISDQDDSGPWLREQFPDLFYVASPGFHAGGAYHHATWSGISGDYFHGRFSGADFQLVSNEWLEKNIRRKGPLGVEYPHWEYLMEGDTPSFLNLINNGLSDPEHPDWGGWGGRYELYTPRKQKWHLQEETRPCWTDAEDEVLGIDNRWHTDNHATIWRWRSAYQNDFAARMDWTIKPYDEANHPPAPKLGHADRLPAKPGDEIQLSAEGSTDPDGDALSYEWFYYGEAGTLLTSSGTTGQPVPIKNFDQVKASFVVPTQRVMPGVGSMHIILAVTDHGTPRLTRYRRVIVDVKN, encoded by the coding sequence ATGAGAGACGTGACCGCATTGCTGCTTCTTGTCTTGTTGTGCTTGAGTACTCCAGCCGCTGCTGAAAAACCGCGAGTCTTTGTACTTACCGACATTGAAAACGAACCTGACGATGCGATGTCGATGGTGCGTTTTTTGACTTACGCAAATCATTTCGACATCGAAGGTCTCGCGGCCACGACGTCCATCCACCAGCAGAATCGGATTGCTCCAGAACGCATTCGTCGCATTGTCGAAGCGTACGACAAAGTTCGCATCAATTTGGAGATGCACGAAACAGGCTATCCGGCGGCGGACGTTCTGCTGCAGCGAGTCACCGAGGGCATTCCGGTCTATGGGATGAACGGCGTTGGAGACGGCCATGATTCGCCCGCATCGGAGCTGCTGATCAAGGCGGCAGACAAAACCGATCCGCGACCGATGTGGGTCACCGCCTGGGGCGGACCAAACGTGTTAGCTCAGGCTCTGTGGAAAGTTCGTAAAACGCGATCGCCGGAAGAACTGCAGAAGTTCGTGGCGAAGCTGCGTGTCTATACGATCTCTGATCAGGACGACAGCGGGCCGTGGCTTCGTGAACAATTCCCAGACTTGTTCTATGTCGCGAGTCCCGGATTTCATGCCGGCGGTGCGTACCACCATGCAACGTGGAGCGGCATCAGTGGCGACTACTTCCACGGTCGGTTTTCCGGCGCCGACTTCCAACTGGTTTCAAACGAATGGTTGGAAAAGAACATTCGGCGAAAAGGTCCGCTGGGTGTTGAGTACCCGCACTGGGAATATCTGATGGAGGGCGATACGCCATCGTTTCTTAATCTCATCAACAATGGCCTGAGCGATCCCGAACACCCGGACTGGGGTGGTTGGGGAGGACGCTACGAACTGTACACACCGCGCAAACAGAAGTGGCACCTTCAGGAAGAAACGCGACCGTGCTGGACTGATGCCGAAGACGAAGTGTTGGGAATCGACAACCGCTGGCACACGGACAACCACGCGACGATCTGGCGCTGGCGCTCAGCCTATCAAAACGACTTCGCTGCCCGGATGGACTGGACGATCAAACCGTACGACGAAGCCAACCATCCACCTGCACCAAAACTCGGACACGCCGATCGACTGCCCGCGAAGCCAGGTGACGAAATTCAATTGAGCGCCGAAGGTTCAACCGACCCAGACGGCGATGCGTTGTCGTATGAGTGGTTCTACTACGGTGAAGCCGGCACGTTGTTGACTTCCAGCGGAACCACCGGACAACCGGTACCGATCAAAAACTTTGACCAGGTCAAGGCATCCTTTGTCGTCCCAACACAGCGCGTGATGCCCGGCGTCGGTTCCATGCACATTATCCTCGCGGTGACCGATCACGGGACACCTCGTTTGACGCGTTATCGGCGAGTGATCGTGGATGTGAAGAATTAG
- the rbsK gene encoding ribokinase: protein MKSARRICVVGSANIDLTFRTPRFPQPGETLTGHALHQGMGGKGANQAVAAARLGADVTFIACVGNDAFGKAAIDAYAAEGIQTTFIRQAEDQPTGTAAILVDDDAENCIIVVAGANAELHAEDVKAASSMIEQSDAVLCQMETPVDAAVEAFRLARAANVLTILTPAPAEHVTDELLALCDVCVPNKTEISALTGQTVETEADTLRAAERLRERGVRRVALTMGGDGVLILDDSGSTHIPAINVDAVDTTGAGDAFTAALAVSLAVSLAEGMTLKESARRASAVAGISVTRLGTQTAFPTLKEVSEWITLKENA, encoded by the coding sequence ATGAAATCTGCTCGCCGCATCTGCGTCGTTGGTTCGGCGAACATTGACCTGACGTTTCGGACGCCTCGGTTTCCACAACCGGGCGAAACCTTGACCGGCCACGCGCTGCATCAAGGCATGGGCGGCAAGGGGGCTAATCAGGCAGTCGCTGCGGCCCGACTGGGTGCTGATGTCACGTTCATTGCCTGTGTTGGAAACGACGCATTCGGAAAGGCGGCGATCGACGCCTATGCGGCGGAGGGAATTCAGACAACGTTCATTCGACAGGCAGAAGACCAGCCGACCGGAACCGCTGCCATCCTTGTGGACGACGATGCTGAGAATTGCATCATCGTTGTCGCGGGAGCAAACGCAGAGCTTCACGCCGAGGACGTCAAAGCCGCGTCGTCGATGATCGAGCAATCCGACGCCGTTCTTTGTCAGATGGAAACTCCGGTGGATGCTGCCGTCGAAGCATTCCGCCTTGCCCGTGCTGCAAACGTGCTGACGATACTCACGCCGGCGCCAGCCGAACACGTCACAGACGAACTACTGGCTTTATGTGACGTGTGTGTTCCCAACAAGACCGAGATCTCGGCGTTGACAGGGCAGACGGTTGAGACCGAGGCCGATACGCTTCGTGCAGCGGAACGACTTCGTGAGCGAGGCGTGCGGCGAGTTGCTTTGACCATGGGCGGCGATGGCGTTTTGATTCTTGACGACTCGGGATCGACTCACATTCCGGCAATCAATGTGGATGCTGTGGATACAACCGGTGCCGGTGATGCTTTTACTGCGGCACTGGCCGTTTCGCTGGCCGTTTCGCTGGCCGAGGGCATGACCCTCAAGGAATCCGCCCGCCGCGCCAGTGCCGTTGCGGGCATTTCTGTGACTCGACTTGGAACGCAGACCGCATTTCCAACGTTAAAGGAAGTCAGCGAATGGATCACTTTGAAGGAAAACGCATGA
- a CDS encoding DUF2256 domain-containing protein, producing the protein MAHKKLNLPEKNCIVCGRPFAWRKKWEKVWDEVKYCSETCRKNLSDTATIKSEKS; encoded by the coding sequence ATGGCACACAAGAAACTTAACTTGCCCGAGAAAAACTGCATCGTCTGCGGACGACCGTTTGCTTGGCGAAAGAAATGGGAGAAGGTTTGGGACGAGGTTAAGTATTGCAGCGAAACATGCCGCAAGAACCTAAGTGACACGGCGACTATCAAGTCAGAGAAATCATAA
- a CDS encoding GNAT family N-acetyltransferase, with translation MIRQYENQDLNDLLTAWAAASEIAHPFLSEEFLATERENIPNLYLPNAETWVHEDEGQVVGFIALIGNEVGAIFVHPSHQRMGVGQRLMDKAKALREELEVEVFVKNAIGRAFYAKHGFELLEEKVHDQTGFDLLRLRFTGSAG, from the coding sequence GTGATCAGACAATACGAAAATCAGGATTTGAACGATCTATTGACGGCTTGGGCTGCGGCTTCGGAGATTGCTCACCCTTTTCTGTCAGAAGAGTTTCTCGCCACAGAACGAGAAAACATCCCCAATCTTTATCTACCTAATGCCGAGACATGGGTGCATGAAGACGAGGGACAAGTCGTTGGGTTCATTGCCTTAATTGGCAACGAAGTCGGAGCCATCTTTGTGCATCCCAGTCATCAAAGAATGGGCGTTGGTCAACGATTGATGGATAAAGCCAAAGCACTTCGAGAAGAACTCGAAGTGGAGGTGTTTGTAAAAAATGCCATCGGGCGTGCATTCTACGCAAAACATGGGTTTGAACTTCTCGAAGAGAAAGTCCACGATCAAACCGGCTTTGATCTCCTTCGACTTCGTTTTACTGGATCGGCTGGATGA
- a CDS encoding cupin domain-containing protein: MTNSPCGKRLCLEAVDHFPHVHRREKKSFYVLEGKITFQIDAKRVVATAGTFAYMTVSTTHSSKNKSNQTAKMIISIAPAGLEEMFFEFGVPLPEGSTSALPPTKDETETLLAIAPKYGIEIRVPQHD, translated from the coding sequence ATGACAAATTCGCCATGTGGGAAGCGATTGTGCCTCGAGGCGGTGGACCACTTCCCGCATGTCCATCGTCGAGAGAAAAAAAGCTTTTATGTTTTGGAAGGAAAAATCACCTTCCAGATTGATGCGAAACGTGTTGTGGCAACCGCTGGCACCTTCGCCTACATGACAGTGAGCACTACCCATTCTTCCAAGAACAAAAGCAATCAAACGGCGAAAATGATCATCTCAATTGCGCCCGCTGGACTGGAAGAAATGTTTTTCGAGTTCGGTGTGCCGCTACCAGAAGGTTCAACCTCCGCATTGCCGCCGACTAAAGACGAGACCGAAACGCTGCTTGCAATTGCACCAAAGTATGGAATCGAAATCAGAGTCCCACAACATGACTAA
- a CDS encoding protein kinase domain-containing protein has protein sequence MENRDDIIANLLLRWEESFEHGDDVPAKELCQAHPELFDEVQSKIEDLKKMSWMTRDDDLGVEQPDELLSQTLGDRYRIESLIAAGGFGKVYRAFDPELERHVAVKVPHRQESNGQVDALVEEARRVAKLRHPGIVSVHDVGREDGTYFIVSELIDGKNLSEVIADQRPSVKGAVLLVANIAENLEAAHKAGFVHRDIKPANILIDENGKPLITDFGIASTHLDEETATKGTLPYMAPEQIANEKQLIDHRADIYSLGVVLYELLTGESPYSARTPGTLREQILFRSPKPIPDSVLSAVQEVCLKSLSKHPADRFNSADEFASALRHSLTTFPTKNSKRYKWFALFVTGVLMAAGGFLAGQFFDDEDHSVVQNAFEGGITFDGTRRIVTPIMNTDAPLTIEVWVAPSTNDNSESQFVVGSDVPGHYGMGLGMGANGHPMVEIIRSGLDATRYRLPTNRWSHLAAVFSFDETRLYLDGKLIGTCLPTAKAEVESPFVVGNLGFDHGKMCFLGKLRSVRITSGERFNEEFLPDENLSIGDNSESLLIYDESSFGSKQIEDLSGNGNHGNWDSVVVIE, from the coding sequence ATGGAAAACCGTGACGACATCATCGCCAATCTGCTGCTTCGCTGGGAAGAATCCTTCGAGCATGGCGATGATGTTCCTGCCAAAGAACTTTGCCAAGCTCATCCCGAGCTATTCGATGAAGTGCAGTCCAAGATCGAAGATCTCAAGAAGATGTCGTGGATGACCAGAGACGATGATCTGGGCGTCGAACAGCCTGACGAACTGCTGTCACAAACTCTTGGCGATCGCTACCGAATTGAATCGCTGATTGCTGCTGGTGGTTTCGGCAAAGTTTACCGGGCGTTCGATCCCGAACTTGAACGGCATGTTGCTGTGAAAGTCCCGCATCGACAAGAGTCGAACGGTCAAGTTGATGCTCTCGTCGAAGAGGCTCGCCGTGTCGCAAAACTGAGGCATCCGGGGATCGTTTCCGTTCACGATGTTGGCAGAGAAGACGGAACGTATTTCATCGTCAGTGAACTCATTGATGGCAAGAACCTAAGCGAAGTGATTGCTGACCAACGGCCAAGCGTCAAAGGTGCCGTGCTGTTGGTCGCCAACATCGCTGAGAACCTCGAAGCAGCACACAAAGCGGGTTTTGTTCACCGAGACATTAAACCAGCGAACATCTTGATTGATGAAAATGGCAAGCCGTTAATCACCGACTTCGGAATTGCGTCAACGCATTTAGACGAAGAGACTGCGACAAAGGGCACACTCCCGTACATGGCCCCTGAGCAGATCGCAAACGAAAAGCAGTTGATCGACCATCGAGCCGACATTTACTCGCTTGGTGTGGTGCTGTACGAACTGTTGACGGGCGAAAGTCCGTACTCAGCTAGAACGCCGGGGACACTACGTGAGCAGATTCTCTTCCGATCGCCAAAACCGATCCCAGATAGCGTCTTGTCTGCTGTTCAAGAGGTGTGCCTGAAGTCTCTGTCGAAGCATCCAGCCGATCGATTTAACTCCGCTGATGAATTTGCGTCAGCACTTCGGCATAGCCTGACGACGTTCCCAACGAAAAATTCAAAACGATACAAATGGTTTGCGTTGTTTGTTACAGGGGTTTTGATGGCGGCAGGCGGATTTTTGGCAGGCCAATTCTTCGACGATGAGGATCACTCGGTCGTTCAAAACGCTTTTGAGGGCGGAATCACGTTCGACGGAACACGTCGAATCGTGACCCCCATCATGAACACTGATGCCCCCTTAACTATTGAGGTTTGGGTGGCTCCCAGCACAAACGACAACTCCGAGAGTCAGTTTGTCGTAGGAAGCGATGTTCCGGGGCACTACGGAATGGGATTGGGGATGGGAGCGAACGGACATCCAATGGTTGAAATCATCCGAAGCGGTCTGGATGCCACTCGATACCGACTACCGACCAATCGCTGGAGCCATCTGGCAGCGGTCTTCAGTTTCGATGAAACGAGGCTCTATCTCGACGGAAAACTGATTGGAACATGCCTTCCCACGGCCAAGGCTGAAGTTGAGTCACCGTTCGTCGTTGGAAACTTGGGGTTTGATCACGGAAAGATGTGCTTTCTTGGGAAGCTTCGATCAGTGAGGATCACATCTGGAGAAAGATTCAACGAAGAGTTTCTCCCAGACGAGAATTTGTCGATCGGTGACAACTCGGAGTCACTGCTGATCTACGACGAGAGCAGTTTTGGTAGCAAACAGATTGAGGATTTGAGTGGGAACGGAAACCACGGCAATTGGGACTCGGTAGTTGTCATTGAGTAA
- a CDS encoding RNA polymerase sigma factor, with product MNHLGHTTALQERLIEFNSGDLEAREAIIEHTCERLRLRTRQMLRSFPTVSRWSQTDDVLQNAMIRLHKSLAQVKPESPKQFYGLAGTQIRRELIDLARRFSGAEGVGANHDTNAGETAGKSADTNYEPESLEHWSEFHVAVEQLSEDQQAVVGLLWYDGMSQPEASKVLGISLATLKRRWQAARLQLSEQLKSHWID from the coding sequence ATGAATCACCTCGGACACACAACTGCTCTCCAAGAACGCTTGATCGAATTCAATTCAGGCGATTTGGAAGCTCGTGAAGCGATCATCGAGCACACATGCGAGCGTCTCAGGCTTAGAACAAGGCAAATGCTTCGATCATTCCCAACGGTGTCGAGATGGTCACAAACCGACGACGTTTTGCAGAACGCCATGATTCGGCTGCACAAATCGCTGGCCCAAGTGAAGCCTGAATCACCGAAGCAGTTTTACGGACTGGCAGGAACTCAAATTAGAAGAGAATTGATCGATCTGGCTCGCCGCTTCTCTGGCGCAGAAGGTGTTGGTGCCAACCACGACACGAATGCTGGAGAAACCGCAGGGAAATCAGCGGACACCAACTACGAGCCTGAATCGCTAGAGCATTGGTCTGAATTTCACGTTGCTGTCGAACAGTTGTCAGAAGATCAACAGGCGGTTGTTGGCCTGTTGTGGTACGACGGAATGAGTCAACCAGAAGCATCGAAGGTACTAGGGATTTCACTTGCGACGTTGAAACGACGTTGGCAAGCTGCACGGTTGCAGCTCTCGGAACAACTGAAGTCACACTGGATTGATTGA
- a CDS encoding GYF domain-containing protein: MATGEWYYSKGDERTGPISSTELKQLVTDGALQPTDLVWKQGWPEWKPATAVKGLIVTTPDTAPPPVPSQSASISTGRSASEKFCESCGKAINEAAVICPHCGVKQKTAGIAGFFRKQVARINEKIAMAKAAISEEMQMETGISTPHKVVAIVVAVAAGWSGITGLGSIIAGRQKAGFAMLGLPLILGVLTGVCMMATIFSGIASIFIIGIPFFIVFGTLSLGLLPLFATTYISFYVADVMICVKAK, translated from the coding sequence ATGGCAACTGGCGAATGGTACTACTCAAAAGGCGACGAGCGGACTGGTCCAATTTCCTCCACGGAACTTAAGCAACTCGTTACAGACGGGGCGCTTCAGCCTACCGACCTTGTTTGGAAACAAGGTTGGCCGGAGTGGAAGCCAGCCACTGCCGTCAAAGGTTTGATCGTCACGACACCGGACACCGCCCCGCCGCCAGTCCCAAGCCAGTCGGCGTCGATTTCCACTGGGCGTTCAGCCAGTGAAAAATTCTGTGAGTCTTGTGGGAAAGCAATCAACGAGGCAGCAGTCATCTGTCCGCATTGCGGAGTAAAGCAAAAGACGGCAGGAATCGCAGGATTTTTTCGAAAGCAGGTTGCCCGAATCAACGAAAAAATTGCCATGGCGAAGGCGGCGATCAGCGAAGAAATGCAAATGGAAACCGGCATCTCGACACCTCATAAGGTCGTCGCAATTGTCGTCGCCGTTGCTGCCGGTTGGTCTGGCATTACTGGTTTGGGATCGATCATTGCTGGGCGACAGAAAGCCGGATTTGCAATGCTGGGCTTGCCACTGATTCTTGGAGTTCTGACTGGCGTGTGCATGATGGCAACAATCTTCAGTGGAATCGCCAGCATCTTCATCATCGGTATTCCTTTCTTTATTGTCTTCGGAACACTCTCGTTGGGGCTGCTTCCCCTGTTTGCCACAACATACATCAGCTTTTATGTGGCCGACGTGATGATCTGTGTCAAAGCGAAGTGA